CGGCCGCAGCGATGGCCCCGGCCAGGGGATCGAGCAGCCGCCGGCCGACGGCGAACAGGAGGAGAGCGGATACGGTGGTCCAGAGCGCGAGGCCGAAGTGGATGCCGCGCGGCGACTGGCCGAGGAGCGCCATGAACAGGGCGTACGCGTAGTACGTCCCCGGCAGCTTCATGTTGTCCATGTCGCCGTACGGCACGTGCCCCTCGAGGATCATCTGCCCCGCGTAGGCGTACTCCCCCTCGTCGCGCTCGAGCGGCAGGTCCATCAGGCGGACGCGCATCGCGAGCACGAGGATCACGGCCAGGGCGACGATCGCCCAGGGAGCCGCCGCGGCGAGACGCTCGCCGCGGGACGCGGCGCGGGCGGGAGCCCGGGGACGGGCCGTCACGCCTCGGGATCGCGCGGTCATGCGGGGATTAGATTCGGTCGCACGCGGCCTGTCAACGCTTCCGCGGTCGCCCTCGCGCTCCTCGCCCCCGCGGCGCTCAGGCCGGTGGAATCGGCTGGTGCAGCCGGGTCAGCTCGGCGTCGATGACCTTCTTGAACTCCTCGAAGGGCTTCGCGCCCGACAGGAACCGCCCGTTGACGAAGAACGCCGGGGTGCCGGTCACGCCGAGCGTCCGCGCCTCGGCGGTGTCGGCGTCGATCCGGGACCTGAACCGCGCGGTGTCCATCGCCTCCTGGAAGCGGGGGACGTTCAGCCCGAGCTCGCTCGCGTACTTCAGGAGCTGATCGCGCTTCAGCTGGCCGGGATTGCCGAACAGCTTGTCGTGATACTCCCAGAACTTCCCCTGGTCCGCGGCCGCCGCGGCGGCGAGGTGGGCGAGGGGCGAGTCCTTGTGCATGTCGAGAGGGTAGTTCTTCCAGACGACGCGGACCTTGTCACCGTACGCCTTCCGGATCTGGTCGAGGGTCGCACCGACCCTCGCGCAGAAAGGTCACTGGAAGTCCGAGAACTCGGCGATCACGACCGGCGCGGACGCCGGTCCCTCCGCGGGCGAGCCCTCGGTCCTCACCGTGTAGACCTTGTCGGGATCCGGCCCGCTCCTGGGGGGCGTCGATCGCGCGGCGGCGTCGACCTTGGTGCCCAGCTGGGCCACGCGGGCCTCGACCTGGCCGAGCCGGTCACCGAGATCCGTGCGGCTCTCCCGCGCCTGGCGCAGCACGGCGCCGTTCATGTAGATCAGCACGCCGATGCCGGCCAGGATCGCGGCCCTCGCGATCCAGGCCCGGGTGTCCGGCGTGCCGCCGCCGCCGGACCGAGCGCCCGGCGCCGCTTCCCTCTGACGTTCGCGTTTGGACATTTGCTGGTTTCCTCCGAAGCGCTCCATATTACAACACGGCGACCCACGCGTCCGACAAGTGCTTCTTCTTGTTGAGGATGCCAGGCTGTGCCACAATCGGCGGGCCGATCGCGGCGGAGGAGCGCGAGAGATGACGTCCATTTCGGGCCGGTGCCTCGCGGCGACCTTCGCCGCCCTCCTCGCGGCGGGAGCGGCGGGAGCGGCGGGAAATCCCACCGCGAAGGTAACGGCCGACACCGGCGGCTCCGCGACACGGGTCATCGTCACGCTGAGCCAGCCCGTGGCGTCGTCCATCACCACCTCGGCCACGAAGGTCGAGATCGTGTTCGCGTCGCCCGTGGACCTCACCCCGGCGGAGTCCAAAATCGACGACGCGATCCTCAAGGGGTGGCAGGCTCGAGGCGACCGGACCCTCACGCTCTCGATGGGGAGCGCGTACAAGGGGTACGAGAGCTTCGAGCTCAAGAATCCCTCGCGCGTCGTCATCGACCTCCGCGGCGACCGCCCGTCGCGCTCCGAGCCCTCCATCGCCGCGCCCAGGGCCGGGCGGGTGCGCCCCGTGATCGTCGTGGATCCCGGCCACGGCGGGGTGGAGATCGGCGCCGCCGGTCCCTCGGGAGCGCAGGAAAAGGACGTCGCCCTCGACCTCGCGCGAAGGCTCAAGATAGCTCTCGAGCGCGAGGCCGGCGCCACCGTGGTGCTGACCCGAGACGAGGACCGGTTGGTGCCGCTCGACGAGCGCTCGGCCATCGCGAACCACAACCGCGCGCTGCTGTTCCTCTCGATCCATCTGAACGCCTCGAAGCGTCGCGGCGCGGCCGGGGCCGAGACGTACTTCCTCGCGCCCGAATCCACCGACGACGAGGCCCGCACCCTCGCCGCCCTCGAGAACCACGCGTCGGGGGTCGCGGAGGCGCCAGAGGCGCAGAAACCGGAGGGGGACCGCGGCCTCGACCTGATCCTCTGGGACCTCGCGCAGAACCAGTACCTGGCGGAGAGCGCCCGGCTCGCCGAGTCGGTCCAGAAGGAGATGAACGCCCTGGCGGGGACCAAGGACCGCGGGGTGCGGCAGGCGCCGTTCCGCGTCCTGATGGGGGCGACGATGCCGGCGATCCTGGTCGAGGCCGGGTTCATCACCGATCCCGCGGAGGAGAGCCGGCTCAAGGACCCCGCCTACCTCGACAAGGTCGTGGACGCGATCGTCCGCGCGGTCCGCGGCTACCTCGAGGGGCGCACCCGTCTCGACGAGCCCGGGGCGGGCCGGTGATCGTCATGAGGGGGCTCGCCTCGGTCTCCGTCGGCGCGGTCCTGCTCTGCTCCCCCGCGTGCCGCGGCGGCACGACGCAAGCGCCCGAGGTCCCGGCCGAGGCCGCGAAGGCACCGGCGGCGCCCTCCGAGGACAGCGCGAAGGCGCCGGAGGCGGAGCCCGAGCCCCTCGGCCGCGCGACCGTCACGCTCTACTTTCCCTCGGCGACCAGCGAATTGCTCGCGGGCGAGCCGAGGGAGATCTTCGTAACCCCGCTCCCCGCCGACCGCGCGAAGCAGATCCTGTCCGACCTGATCTCGGGGCCGACCACCGAGGCCGCGCTCCCGGCGCTCCCCGCGGGGACGCGCCTGAGGCAGGTCTACGTGCTCGAGGACGGCACCGCGTACGCCGACTTCTCGGCGGAGCTGATCGCGGGGGGCGGAGGCGGGAGCGACGACGAGATCCAGGCCGTCTACGCCATCGTGAACTCGGTGGCGCTGAACGTCCCGGAGATCGTCCGGGTCGGGATCCTGGTGGAGGGGCGGCCGTGCGAGACGCTGAGCGGGCACCTCGACCTGAGGCGGCCGCTCCGCGCCGACCCGACGCTGCTCGAGCCGCCGCCGACCGAGCCGCCGAATGAAGGGGAGCCAACGCCGTCGCCCACTCCCGGCGACAAGCCGATCGAGGTCTGAGGAGCGCATGGACCGGCGTCCCATCGGCGTGTTCGACTCCGGCGTGGGCGGCCTGACCGTCTTCAAGGCGCTCGAGGCCGCGCTTCCCGGCGAGTGCTTCGTCTACCTGGGCGACACCGCGCGGGTCCCGTACGGGACCAAGTCGCCGGAGACCGTGAGCCGCTACGGGATCGAGGCCGCGCGGTTCCTGAAGAAGCAGGGGGTCAAGCTGCTGGTGGTGGCCTGCAACACCGTCTCGTCCGTCGCGATGGACGAGGTGGCGGAGGAGGCGCACGTGCCGGTGATCGGGGTGATCCTCCCCGGCGCCCGCCGCGCGGCGAAGCTCTCGACGGGAGGCCGGATCGGCGTGATCGGCACCCGCGCCACGGTCGCGAGCGAGGCTTACCCGCGGGCGATCCTCGCCCTGAGGTCCGAGGCCGAGGTGTTCAGCCGGCCCTGCCCGCTGTTCGTCCCGCTGGCCGAAGAGGGGTGGACCGACAACGACGTGGCGCGCCGCGTGGCCGAGACCTACCTGGCGTCGCTGAAGGAGGCGGAGGTGGACACGGTGGTCCTCGGGTGCACGCACTACCCGCTCCTCGCGGGGACGATCGGCGACGTCATGGGCCCCGGCGTGGCCCTCGTGGACTCGGCCGACGCGGTGGCGGCCGAAGTGCGCGAGTGGCTCGAGCGGGAGAGCGACCTGGCGGCCCCCGGCGGCTCGCCGCGGCCCGCCGACCGGTTCTACGTGACCGACTCGCCGGCGCCGTTCGCGTCGGTCGCCGAGCGGTTCCTCGGGCGGCCCGTGAGCCTGATCGGCCGCGCGCGCGTGGCGGGGGAGTGAGATGGCGAGGCACGACGGGCGGGGTCCGGACGAGCTGAGGCCGGTCACGATCGAGCCGGGGTACCTGCGCTTCCCCGACGGCTCGGTCCTGATCTCGGTGGGCGACACGCGCGTCGTGTGCGCGGCGACCCTCGAGGACAAGGTCCCGCCTTTCCTCAAGGACACGGGGCAGGGATGGGTCACCGGCGAGTACGCGATGATCCCTGCGGCGACGCACACGAGGTCGCCCCGCGAGATCAACCGCGGGCGGCCGGCGGGGCGGACCATGGAGATCCAGCGGCTGATCGGCCGCGCGCTAAGGAGCGTCGTGGACCGCACCGCGCTGGGCGAGCGGACGCTCTGGATCGACTGCGACGTGATCCAGGCCGACGGCGGGACGAGGACCGCGGGGATCACCGGCGGGTTCGTCGCGATGTGCCTCGCCCTCGACCGGCTGCGGGAGAAGAAGGCCCTGAACCGGCCGGTGCTGACCGGCGCCGTGGCCGCGATCTCGGTGGGGATCGTCGAGGGGGAGCCCGCGCTCGACCTCGACTACATCGAGGACTCGGCGGCCGAGGTGGACATGAACGTGGTCCGCACCGACGACGGCCGCTACGTCGAGATCCAGGGGACGGCCGAGTCCACCCCGTTCCGCCGCGACCGCCTCGGCGAACTGCTCACCCTCGCCGACCAGGGGATCGACCGGCTCCAGGAGCGGCAGCGCGAGGCGCTCGGCGGCATCCTCGCGCGCCTCCTGATACGGCGGTGAGCCGCCTCGTCGTCGCCACGCTGAACGCCGGGAAGCTCCGGGAGTTCAGGGCGGCGCTCTTTCCCGCGGGAATCGAAGTCGCGGGCCTCGAAGCCCTCACCGACCGCTCCCCCGTCGAGGAGACCGGCGCGACGTTCGAGGAGAACGCCAGGATCAAGGCGGAGGCGTACTCGCTGCGGACCGACCTCGAGGTGCTCGCGGACGACTCGGGGCTCGAGGTGGATGCGCTTCACGGCGAGCCGGGCGTGCGGTCGGCGCGCTACGGAGAAGCGGACCTCGACGATGGGGGGCGGTACCGTCTTGTCGTCGAGAGACTGCGCGGAGTGCCGCCCGCGATGAGGACCGCGAGGTTCCGATGCGCTCTCGCGGTGGCGCGGGCCGGCCGTGCGCTCGCGGTGTTCGAGGGCGCCGCTGAAGGGCGAATCCTCGACGCGCCGAGAGGGGAGAACGGCTTCGGCTACGACCCGATCTTCTTCCACGAGGGCACCGGCAGGACGTTCGCCGAGCTGACCCGCGCGGAGAAGGAAGCGCTCTCGCACCGCGGGCAGGCGATTCGGAGGATGATCGAGGCGGTCAGTGAGGGGAAGCTCGTGCTGTGAGCGGGGCGCGGCAGACTGGCCGGTTGGAATTGGGCATGCGCGCATCGGACGCGGCAGCGAACGGTGCGTACGCCCGCCAAGTTGACGCTCCCCGGCCCCCGATGGTAAATTCTCCCGGGCCCGCACGGCGGCCTCGAAACGTGTTCCTGAGTAGCTCAGCTGGTAGAGCAGGTGGCTGTTAACCACCGGGTCGGGGGTTCGAGTCCCTCCTCAGGAGCCAACTTTACCGAGCATCGAACTAGACCCCGTCGAACCCCACCCGCAGGTCGCGTTTCTGCGCGCAATTCCAACGTTTCCCGGTCGCGGCGCGCTCTCTCCGTTAACAGGTTGCCCCCGCGGGTCCGGCGTCCCGGCTGAAACTCTCTCCGCTCTCTCGGAAGCTGTTAACGGGATTTAACAGGCGGCGAGATTTGCCGATCATGGTCGGCGGAAGCTGTTAACGGTTAACAGGCGGGACAGAATCGATACCGAACTCCGAGCTCGGCAGTCATCCTTGGAATGGCCCTGCCCGACGTCCGCCCGAGTCTCATCGGGAACACTCCACCGCACATGCAGCGACACGGGGCTGCAATTCCAGCCAACATCGTCTGTTCACACGGTATACGATTGTTGCTATGTACGCAACAACGCCACTTGACAACAGGACATCTCCGAACTACCATTCGCAGCATGAAGCTTCGATTCAGCACGTCCGAGTTGGAGCGTCTGTGGAGCGACGCGGCCTATGCCGGGAGCTTCGACGGGAAAGGGGTGTCGGCGTTTCGAGCGCGGATTCAACTAATCGAGGACGCGGAAGACGAGAGGGCGTTCTACTCGATGAAATCGCTGCATTTCGAGAAATTGAAAGGGAAGAGAGATGGACAGCACTCGATGCGAATCAACGACCAATATCGGCTCATCGTCGAGCTTGAGGGAAAGGGGCCTGACAAGACCGTCGTGATCGTGGAAATCACCGATTACCATTGAGGGAGAGGCTATGACCGACAAGGTGCCGGCTGAGCGCTTCCCGCCCGGCTACTTCATTAAGGAAGAGATGGAGGCCCGGGGTTGGACGCAGGGAGACCTCGCGGAAATCACCGGAATCGACCGGGCAGGGCTGAATCTCGTGATCAACGGCAAGCGCCAGATCACGCCGGAGACCGCTGCTGCCATCGGTGAAGCTTTCGGGACTGGCGCCAAGCTGTGGCTGAACCTCGAGTCCTCCTACCGGCTATGGAAGCAGCGACCCGACGTAAGCGATGTCGCGCGACGAGCGAGGCTCTGGGAAATGGCGCCGATGAAGGAGATGCTCCGACGCGGATGGATTGAACGGTCGGAGAACGTCGAGGTTTTGGAAAAGCGCGTGTGCGAGTTCTTCGAGATTAACTCGTTGAACCAGATGCCGAAGTTCTATCAAGCGGCGCGGAAGTCCACTGACTACAGCGCGCTGACTCCGGCGCAGTGCGCATGGCTGTTCCGAGCGAGACGCCTATCCCGCGCGATTCAGGTTGTAACGTTTTCCGACACGAGGCTCAAGGATGTGCTTTCGCAAATCCTGGTTCTCCGCAGCCACGTCGAAGACGTGAGGCAGGTGCCGGTCGTGCTTGCCCGCGCCGGGATTCGTCTTGTCGTGCTGGAGCAGCTTGCAGGGACGAAGATCGATGGTGCCTGTTTCTGGCTTAGCAAGAGCGAGCCAGTGATCGCGCTGTCGCTCCGTTATGACCGAATCGACTTCTTCTGGCACACGTTGGTTCACGAACTGCGGCATGTCATGAACCGCGATGGACTTCGCCAGCGCCAGGCTGTGGATATCCGTTTGGTAGGGGCTGACGCTCGACCTCCAACCGAGAAACCACAGCATGAGCGTGAAATCGATGAGTTTGCTTCGAACGCCCTCGTGGAGCGCGCAGCGCTTGAGGACTTCATCTCCAGAACGCGCCCACTCTACTCGAAACTCAAGATCATGAAATTCGCCGCCCTCCACGGTGTCCACGCCGGCATCGTCGTTGGACAGCTCCAGTTCAGGAACGAGATCCACTACAGCCACAGCAGAGAGATGTTGGTTCCCGTGAAGGAAGCCCTTACATCGTCTGCGTTGACCGAAGGTTGGGGCCAGATTGTCGCCGAGGCGGTGTAGGAGAGAAGTATGTCCTACCGAGAGCAAATGCAGCGGATCGCGAACGAATACATGGATTCTGGCCAGCCTTGGCCCGCGACCGCCCGGCAGATCGCTGCCTGGGCGGTTCGCAGCGGACGCTGGAAACCGCAACCGGAGTCGCTAATTGCCCAATGTGCCGAGGAGTTGGGCCGCGCGATGGGGGAGGAGTACGTCAAGGATCCGCAAGGGCGATCCGTGCGGGCGAAACACGCGATCCGAGTTACGAAGAACGGTCAGCAGCGTTGGCTCTGGGACGACATCCGTGTGGCCAAGAGGTCCCACATGCTGATCGCGTTCCGACTGCGAAGGAACCAGATCGTTGGAGATTGCAAGCAGTTGAAGTGCGACGTCGACAGCTACAACGAAAACAAGTGTCCGCGGGATCCCATCCAGCTCGTATTCGACTTCAGAAATGATCTCGAAGAGGCAGCGCAGGCAGTCTAGCTTGTCGCACCAATTGGAGGCAGAAGGGAGGCCGTAGATGGCAAACAAGCCGAAGACTAGGCTCGAAGGGCGTGACGCTGGGACCGGGAAGTTCAAGACGGTCGAAGAAGCGAGGAAGAACCCACGTACGATGGTAGTCGAGCGGGTTCCTGTGCCCGGGCGGGGAGACACGGGGAGAGGCAAGAAGAAGGGTCGTTAGAAAGCGCCGCGTGTTTCCGCTGCGCGAAACGCTTCCGGAAGGTTGTCGATTCGGGACGACCGGGACGGACCGCTGTGGCATTCGGCGGCCCGGTTACACTTGGACCGTTGTCTTTCGCTCAACGTGGACCGTTGTTGCCTGAAGGACTGCCGCCTGCCACTGGTTCGGACGCAGGGTGAGATCTGCGAGTTGCGTCACCCTGGCCCTCGTTAGCCCCGTCAGCCGCGCGATCTCGGCGTAGTCTCGGACCTTCCCCTCGCGCACCAGCCGCTCGAAGAAGTAACCGACGACGAGGCGTTGGGTGGCCTTTGGGACGTCGGGCGCCCCGCCCGAAGCCGGGCGCTCGTGTCGCCGGGCGACCGAGTCGTGCGAGCGCGGCGCAGCCTGCCCCTTCGAGAACTGGAACTCGACCCTCGTCCCAGCCCCGACCGCCGACGAGGGGGCCTTCATCGCGCGGCCTCCGTCGGTGCCTTCTCGGCCGCCAGCGTCCGCACGCCCAACGCGCTGAACGTGATCGCCACCTTGCCTGTCCGGCCGTCGTAGTCGATGCGGTCGACGAGCAACTTCACGACCCGCTGCTGCTCGAGCGCCGTGAGGTGGTCCCATACCGGGGTGAACTGGCCCAGCGCCTTGCGGAGGTCGGCGGCGTCGATCCGGAGGCGGCGCAGCGATTCCAGCTCCTGCGCCAGCCCGGCAAGACGCCCCTCGAGCTCGGGGACGTCCACCGGCGGCTCATCGCCCCTCCGGAACCCCGCGGCGAACCGGACGATCTGTTTCCGGCGGTCGGAGTGCGCCTCGTCGATCTCGTCCCGGACCTGGCGGATCTGGTCTTCGAGTTCCCGGCGGCGGGTGGTCCTCACCTTCCGCGCCTGCTCCAGCGTCGCCTCGATCAGGCCGGGGTCCCTTCCGATGGCGCGGAGGCGGTCCACGACGGCGCCCTCGATCTCCCTGGCCGGGAGCGACTTCGAGAGGCACGACTTCCACCCCTGGCGCTGGGCCTTAACGCAGGCGTAATAGCGGTACCGGGTGGAACCCTTCTGGCTGAAGCTGGGGGTCATCGCGGAATCGCACGGCACGCACCGCAGAAGCCCCGCCAGGAGCGCCGGGGAAGATGTCGCCCGGGTCTGGGGCTTGGCCTCGCGGAGCAACTCCTGGGCGCGGTTCCAGGTCTCGCGGTCCACGATCGCCTCGTGCTCGGCCGGGTAGACGCCACCGTCGAAGTGCACCTCGCCGATGTAGACCGGGTTCCGCAGGAGTCGCCCGAGGGAGTGCTTGTCGAAGGCCCGGCCACCGTAAACCCGGTCCTCCCGGGTCGTCCACCGCTTAAGCGTCCAGCCACGACGGCGCAGCTCCTCCACGTTGCCGATGATCGAGGGGTTCTCCAAGAACAGCTTGAAGATGTCGCACACGCGCCCGGCTTCGTCCGGGTTGACGACCAACCGGCCGCCCTCGGGCGTGCGGTCGTAGCCCAGCGGAAGCTGTCCGCCGATGAACTTTCCTCGCCGGCGGGCGGCGTGGGCCTTGTCTCTCGTCCGGTCGGAGACCATCTCTCGCTCGAACTGGGCGAAGCTGAGGAGCATGTTCAACGTCAGCCGCCCCATCGACGTCGAGGTGTCGAGCTGCTGCGTGACGCTCACGATTCCGGTTCCGTGCTCCTCGAAGACCTCGGCCAGGCGGGCAAAGTCGAGGAGGGACCGCGACAACCTGTCGATCTTGTAGACGACGATCCGCTGGACCCGGCGGGCGCGGACCTCGCCGAGGAGACGCTGCAGGGCGGGCCGCTCCAGGGTTCCCCCGGAGTAGCCGCCGTCGTCGAAGCGGGCGGCCGACAGGACCCAGCCGTTGCCTTCCTGGCTCCGGACGTAGGCCTCGGCAGCCTCCCTTTGGGCGTCGAGCGAGTTGAAGTCCCGCTCCAGCCCCTCGTCGGTCGACTTGCGGGTGTAGATGGCGCAGACCACGGGGCCGGTCCCGTTGCCGTTGGAGCCGTTCCCGTTGCGCTTGGCGCTCACGCCGACTTCCTCCGGCGGGTCAACCCGAAGAAGAGGTTCCCGTTCCAGTGGGAGCCGGTCACCGTCTTGGCCACGGCGGTGAGCGAGGGGTAGATCGTCCCGTCGAATTCGAACCCATGGTCCCGGACCGTCACGGCGATCGTCCTGCGCTGGTAGGCGCGGGTGATGACGGAGCCCGGCCTCGGCACCCGGGCGTCGGGGACCTGGGGCTTCTCGGTCGCGGGTGGCGCCAGGACGTTCGGCAGCGACCGCTTGCCCATCGGGATCCACCCGGGCGCGAACTGCATCAGGTACTCGAGCCGGGCCTTCGCCTCGGGGCTCAGGTCCCCGAGCACCTCCACCTGGACGCGGTGGATGAGGCGCTTCCGCATCCAGGCGACGTTGCCGGACCGGGGGGGCTCGCCGAAGACGCGCACCCACTCGGCCTTCAACTCGGCCGTGGTCATCCGGCGAAGGGTGTCGATTCTGGCTTGAAGCGTTTCGCTCATGGTGTCGCCCCGTTTTCACGGTCATCAGGGCTTACTTCGGCAGGAACTTCAAGGGAATACCGGCGCCGATCGGTCAAAAAAATGGCGGAACGGCGCGATAATTCGGCCCAACGCAGGAATCCAGAGGCGAGCAGGGTGGCGAGCTCCTCCAGGCTCGGAGCATGCCGGCCGGCTTCGGCCGAGTCGGGGCCCCGCGGCCGGATCGGCGTGGATCGTCCTCTCACAGTGTTCATCGGTTCGCCCACCTGGACAAACCTGGACAAACGGGTTGTCCAGCCTCTAACCACTTCTCATCATTAGAGTTAAGCCGCTCTTCGGACAGACTGTCCCGGGTGAGAGGGAAATAAAAAAGGGGCGCCGGACTGCCCGGCAGAATTTCTTCTCTCCGTGCACCTCGTGTCCGAATGTCCAGGTTGCCCTTAAGTGCTTTCATTTCAGTTAGTCACCCCTGGACAAGGGGGATGTCCAGGTTGTGGGCAGGTGTCCACCCCTCGCCAACAGGGCCGCCGCAAGCTGTTCGGGAGTCGTGATCCCCGACTCGGCCTCCGAGGGAGCCGTCTTGAACCAGTACAGTGTCGCCGTACCCGGCTTCGGCTCGGTGCCCCCGATGAAGTTCTTGTCCTGCAGCCCCTCGAGGCACCGCTTCGCACGCTTCCGCCCAGCGTCCTGATACCAGCCGAGACGGGATGCGACGTCTCTGGCGGAGAGCTTCTCAGAGGCAGCAACTTCCAACGCACTTAACACCCCGACCTCGCGGTCGCTGAGGCCGGACTGCACCCGCTCGAGGAAGCCGTGGACGAGATCGTAGGCGAGGGCATAGTCCCTGATGTCGGCGACGATGTAGCTCCGACCGCCCACCTCCATCCGCTCGCGTTGGAACTGGTGGAGGAAGGCAGACACCTCGACGAGCGTCATCAGCTTCGGAAAGTCCCTTCGGGCCCGGACCTGTTTTGTCGGGAAGGTGATCAACTCGGCGAAAGGAATGATCACCGGGACGGTTTCGAGTGCGGCCTGAGCACCGCGCCACATGTCCCGTATCACCGCGGCCTGCTCCGGATCCGCGCCCTTCATTCTTTGTTGCTTTTGGAACTCGATGATGCGACGAGTCTGCTCCTCGCTCTCATCAATGGCGATCTCGACGAGCCGGGTTTCATTCTCGGGATGTAGGGAATCTCTGGTGGTCGTCGTGATCGTGGCGGCGGGTCCCTTCACGGTCTTCTCGATCGTCTTGAGTTCCCCTCCGACCTTCGTCACGTAGTAGACGGTCAGATTTCCCTCCGACTGCAAGACTCGAAGCGTGTACTCGGCACGGTCCGCTCCTTCGACCTCACAGATCAGGAGGATGCGGTGGCACAGATCGCCGTCCCAGTAACTGAGAGCCTGCGGCGAGAGATTCGTCGCCCGCACCACGTCGGCGACCGGGAAGCAGGAGGCCACACCTTCCGCCACGTGGTTCTTCCCCGCCGCACTCTCTCCCTTCACCACGACGTTCATGGGCTTTTCACAGCGCCGGGACGTCATGGCGAGGAGCAGGTTCACCTTGTTGCGTGCTTCGCCGACAACGCCGAGCGTGGTGGTGTCGTCCAAGAACCTGCGGACGAGATTCGGGTCGCGAAGCAGGGCGCGAGACTCCTC
The nucleotide sequence above comes from Terriglobia bacterium. Encoded proteins:
- a CDS encoding DsbA family protein, producing the protein MRKAYGDKVRVVWKNYPLDMHKDSPLAHLAAAAAADQGKFWEYHDKLFGNPGQLKRDQLLKYASELGLNVPRFQEAMDTARFRSRIDADTAEARTLGVTGTPAFFVNGRFLSGAKPFEEFKKVIDAELTRLHQPIPPA
- a CDS encoding N-acetylmuramoyl-L-alanine amidase, with translation MTSISGRCLAATFAALLAAGAAGAAGNPTAKVTADTGGSATRVIVTLSQPVASSITTSATKVEIVFASPVDLTPAESKIDDAILKGWQARGDRTLTLSMGSAYKGYESFELKNPSRVVIDLRGDRPSRSEPSIAAPRAGRVRPVIVVDPGHGGVEIGAAGPSGAQEKDVALDLARRLKIALEREAGATVVLTRDEDRLVPLDERSAIANHNRALLFLSIHLNASKRRGAAGAETYFLAPESTDDEARTLAALENHASGVAEAPEAQKPEGDRGLDLILWDLAQNQYLAESARLAESVQKEMNALAGTKDRGVRQAPFRVLMGATMPAILVEAGFITDPAEESRLKDPAYLDKVVDAIVRAVRGYLEGRTRLDEPGAGR
- a CDS encoding GerMN domain-containing protein, translated to MIVMRGLASVSVGAVLLCSPACRGGTTQAPEVPAEAAKAPAAPSEDSAKAPEAEPEPLGRATVTLYFPSATSELLAGEPREIFVTPLPADRAKQILSDLISGPTTEAALPALPAGTRLRQVYVLEDGTAYADFSAELIAGGGGGSDDEIQAVYAIVNSVALNVPEIVRVGILVEGRPCETLSGHLDLRRPLRADPTLLEPPPTEPPNEGEPTPSPTPGDKPIEV
- the murI gene encoding glutamate racemase, with the protein product MDRRPIGVFDSGVGGLTVFKALEAALPGECFVYLGDTARVPYGTKSPETVSRYGIEAARFLKKQGVKLLVVACNTVSSVAMDEVAEEAHVPVIGVILPGARRAAKLSTGGRIGVIGTRATVASEAYPRAILALRSEAEVFSRPCPLFVPLAEEGWTDNDVARRVAETYLASLKEAEVDTVVLGCTHYPLLAGTIGDVMGPGVALVDSADAVAAEVREWLERESDLAAPGGSPRPADRFYVTDSPAPFASVAERFLGRPVSLIGRARVAGE
- the rph gene encoding ribonuclease PH; its protein translation is MARHDGRGPDELRPVTIEPGYLRFPDGSVLISVGDTRVVCAATLEDKVPPFLKDTGQGWVTGEYAMIPAATHTRSPREINRGRPAGRTMEIQRLIGRALRSVVDRTALGERTLWIDCDVIQADGGTRTAGITGGFVAMCLALDRLREKKALNRPVLTGAVAAISVGIVEGEPALDLDYIEDSAAEVDMNVVRTDDGRYVEIQGTAESTPFRRDRLGELLTLADQGIDRLQERQREALGGILARLLIRR
- the rdgB gene encoding RdgB/HAM1 family non-canonical purine NTP pyrophosphatase, whose translation is MSRLVVATLNAGKLREFRAALFPAGIEVAGLEALTDRSPVEETGATFEENARIKAEAYSLRTDLEVLADDSGLEVDALHGEPGVRSARYGEADLDDGGRYRLVVERLRGVPPAMRTARFRCALAVARAGRALAVFEGAAEGRILDAPRGENGFGYDPIFFHEGTGRTFAELTRAEKEALSHRGQAIRRMIEAVSEGKLVL
- a CDS encoding type II toxin-antitoxin system RelE/ParE family toxin — its product is MKLRFSTSELERLWSDAAYAGSFDGKGVSAFRARIQLIEDAEDERAFYSMKSLHFEKLKGKRDGQHSMRINDQYRLIVELEGKGPDKTVVIVEITDYH
- a CDS encoding HigA family addiction module antidote protein encodes the protein MTDKVPAERFPPGYFIKEEMEARGWTQGDLAEITGIDRAGLNLVINGKRQITPETAAAIGEAFGTGAKLWLNLESSYRLWKQRPDVSDVARRARLWEMAPMKEMLRRGWIERSENVEVLEKRVCEFFEINSLNQMPKFYQAARKSTDYSALTPAQCAWLFRARRLSRAIQVVTFSDTRLKDVLSQILVLRSHVEDVRQVPVVLARAGIRLVVLEQLAGTKIDGACFWLSKSEPVIALSLRYDRIDFFWHTLVHELRHVMNRDGLRQRQAVDIRLVGADARPPTEKPQHEREIDEFASNALVERAALEDFISRTRPLYSKLKIMKFAALHGVHAGIVVGQLQFRNEIHYSHSREMLVPVKEALTSSALTEGWGQIVAEAV
- a CDS encoding recombinase family protein; protein product: MSAKRNGNGSNGNGTGPVVCAIYTRKSTDEGLERDFNSLDAQREAAEAYVRSQEGNGWVLSAARFDDGGYSGGTLERPALQRLLGEVRARRVQRIVVYKIDRLSRSLLDFARLAEVFEEHGTGIVSVTQQLDTSTSMGRLTLNMLLSFAQFEREMVSDRTRDKAHAARRRGKFIGGQLPLGYDRTPEGGRLVVNPDEAGRVCDIFKLFLENPSIIGNVEELRRRGWTLKRWTTREDRVYGGRAFDKHSLGRLLRNPVYIGEVHFDGGVYPAEHEAIVDRETWNRAQELLREAKPQTRATSSPALLAGLLRCVPCDSAMTPSFSQKGSTRYRYYACVKAQRQGWKSCLSKSLPAREIEGAVVDRLRAIGRDPGLIEATLEQARKVRTTRRRELEDQIRQVRDEIDEAHSDRRKQIVRFAAGFRRGDEPPVDVPELEGRLAGLAQELESLRRLRIDAADLRKALGQFTPVWDHLTALEQQRVVKLLVDRIDYDGRTGKVAITFSALGVRTLAAEKAPTEAAR
- a CDS encoding DUF2924 domain-containing protein, with translation MSETLQARIDTLRRMTTAELKAEWVRVFGEPPRSGNVAWMRKRLIHRVQVEVLGDLSPEAKARLEYLMQFAPGWIPMGKRSLPNVLAPPATEKPQVPDARVPRPGSVITRAYQRRTIAVTVRDHGFEFDGTIYPSLTAVAKTVTGSHWNGNLFFGLTRRRKSA